A window of the Verminephrobacter eiseniae EF01-2 genome harbors these coding sequences:
- a CDS encoding SDR family NAD(P)-dependent oxidoreductase, translated as MEQLCKGRVVVITGAGCGLGRAYALEFARQGAKVVVNDLGTQSDGTGIMSAARPPEGAHTAAEGGGTPSFAARPPEGAHTVAEGEGAPVNAPAQQVVAEIRALGGEAVANTDDVSDWEGARRLIQTAITTFGALDVLVNNAGILRDKALVNMDIADFDAVIRVHLRGTFAPMRHAAMYWRGQAKAGRQRMARVINTSSSSGLYGIVGQTNYGPAKAGIANMSIVAARELERYGVTVNAIYPTAMSRLTEDLFKSGRLDPKARGGPGFDPLDAANVAPLVVWLGSVSSQGVTGRVFGAKGGRITVAEGWHAGPHIEKQGRWSVSELAQRLPDLVRRAAPNAELSGEIPMAEA; from the coding sequence ATGGAACAGCTCTGCAAGGGGCGGGTGGTCGTCATCACCGGCGCTGGCTGCGGCCTCGGCCGCGCATACGCGCTGGAGTTCGCGCGCCAGGGCGCCAAAGTGGTTGTCAACGACCTTGGCACCCAGTCCGACGGCACGGGCATCATGAGCGCCGCCCGGCCGCCCGAAGGCGCTCATACCGCAGCCGAAGGCGGAGGTACTCCATCCTTCGCCGCCCGGCCGCCCGAAGGCGCTCATACCGTAGCCGAGGGCGAAGGTGCTCCAGTGAACGCCCCGGCGCAGCAAGTGGTGGCCGAGATCCGCGCCCTGGGCGGCGAGGCCGTTGCCAACACCGACGACGTGTCCGACTGGGAGGGCGCACGGCGGCTGATCCAGACCGCGATCACCACGTTCGGTGCGCTCGATGTGCTGGTCAACAACGCCGGCATCCTGCGCGACAAGGCGCTCGTCAACATGGACATCGCAGACTTCGATGCGGTGATCCGCGTCCATCTGCGCGGCACCTTTGCCCCGATGCGCCACGCCGCGATGTACTGGCGCGGGCAGGCCAAGGCTGGCCGCCAGCGCATGGCGCGCGTCATCAACACCAGTTCGTCGTCCGGCCTGTACGGCATCGTCGGGCAGACCAACTACGGCCCGGCCAAGGCCGGCATCGCCAACATGAGCATCGTGGCCGCGCGCGAACTGGAGCGCTATGGCGTGACGGTGAATGCGATCTACCCCACCGCGATGAGCCGCCTCACCGAGGATTTGTTCAAGAGCGGCAGGCTCGACCCCAAGGCCAGGGGCGGCCCCGGCTTCGATCCGCTGGACGCGGCAAACGTTGCGCCGCTGGTCGTCTGGCTCGGCAGTGTGTCGTCGCAGGGCGTCACTGGCCGCGTGTTTGGCGCCAAGGGCGGCCGCATCACGGTGGCCGAGGGCTGGCATGCCGGCCCCCATATCGAAAAACAGGGGCGCTGGAGCGTGTCCGAACTCGCGCAGAGGCTGCCCGATCTCGTCCGGCGCGCGGCGCCCAATGCCGAACTGAGCGGCGAAATCCCGATGGCGGAGGCCTGA
- a CDS encoding Zn-ribbon domain-containing OB-fold protein: MNANKYKPKPVPVPTPVTQPFWDGTRAGELRLQQCKACLRHVMYPRLRCPQCGAAGMHWIRATGRGRLYSYVINHFAAPGWEGETPYVIAVVELEEGPRMLSNLVGVAPRPECLTLDMPLEVVFEGRGDQTLPMFKPAPARVPR, translated from the coding sequence ATGAATGCGAACAAGTACAAACCCAAGCCGGTTCCGGTCCCGACGCCGGTCACCCAGCCGTTCTGGGACGGCACGCGCGCCGGCGAGCTGCGTTTGCAGCAATGCAAGGCCTGTCTCCGGCATGTGATGTATCCGCGCTTGCGCTGCCCGCAGTGCGGCGCAGCCGGGATGCACTGGATCCGCGCCACCGGTCGCGGGCGCCTGTATTCCTACGTCATCAATCACTTCGCGGCGCCGGGCTGGGAGGGCGAGACGCCCTATGTGATTGCCGTGGTCGAACTCGAGGAGGGGCCGCGCATGCTGTCCAATCTGGTGGGCGTGGCGCCCCGGCCCGAATGCCTCACGCTCGACATGCCGCTGGAGGTGGTGTTCGAGGGGCGCGGCGATCAGACGCTGCCGATGTTCAAGCCGGCGCCGGCGAGGGTGCCCCGATGA
- a CDS encoding thiolase C-terminal domain-containing protein produces MSRKQHAVAIAGAAETDLGALPQLSELDLRADAAHRALADAGLTLADVDGITSAVDSPIDVAHYLGITPSWYDGTSVGGCSFLVHVRHAAAAIHAGLCTTVLVLHGQSGRSHVGRVPRPAAPFTMAGQFETPYGVATPPNMFTLPMLRFMKETGTTHEQLAEVVVAQSHWAQGNPRASRNKLLTVGDVLASPMIAYPFHKLECCVVTDGGGALLITSAERARDLRRCGTPVYLRGAGESCDSPLVSMMDDMTRAKGFRLSSRAAFAQAGIRHADVDHLMIYDAFAHLPLYGLEDMGFVGRGEAGAFIAEGHTRPGGRLPLNTHGGGLLYTHTGMYGMFAILESVRQLRGEAFRQVEHVRTSVVQGVGGMFTAAATLVLSNQSD; encoded by the coding sequence ATGAGCCGGAAGCAACACGCGGTCGCCATTGCCGGCGCCGCCGAAACCGATCTCGGCGCGTTGCCGCAGCTGTCCGAGCTGGACCTGCGCGCCGACGCCGCCCACCGCGCGCTGGCCGATGCCGGCCTGACGCTGGCCGATGTCGACGGCATCACCAGTGCCGTCGATTCGCCGATCGATGTGGCGCACTACCTTGGCATCACGCCCTCGTGGTATGACGGCACCTCGGTCGGCGGCTGCTCGTTCCTGGTCCATGTGCGCCATGCGGCCGCAGCCATCCACGCCGGACTGTGCACGACGGTGCTGGTGCTGCACGGCCAGTCGGGCCGCTCTCATGTCGGCCGGGTGCCCCGGCCTGCGGCGCCCTTCACGATGGCGGGGCAGTTCGAGACGCCCTACGGTGTCGCGACGCCGCCCAACATGTTCACGCTGCCGATGCTGCGCTTCATGAAGGAGACCGGCACGACGCACGAGCAATTGGCCGAGGTGGTGGTGGCGCAAAGCCACTGGGCGCAGGGCAACCCGCGCGCCAGTCGCAACAAACTGCTCACCGTCGGGGACGTGCTGGCCTCGCCGATGATCGCCTACCCGTTTCACAAGCTCGAATGCTGCGTGGTCACCGATGGCGGCGGCGCGCTGCTCATCACGTCGGCAGAACGCGCGCGCGACCTGCGCCGCTGCGGCACGCCGGTGTACCTGCGCGGGGCGGGCGAGTCCTGCGACAGCCCGCTGGTCTCGATGATGGACGACATGACGCGCGCAAAGGGCTTTCGCCTGTCCAGCCGGGCAGCCTTTGCGCAGGCGGGCATCCGCCATGCCGATGTCGATCACCTGATGATCTACGATGCGTTCGCCCACTTGCCGCTGTACGGGCTGGAGGACATGGGTTTCGTCGGTCGGGGCGAGGCCGGCGCGTTCATCGCCGAGGGCCACACGCGGCCCGGCGGGCGCCTGCCGCTCAACACCCATGGCGGCGGCCTGCTCTACACGCACACCGGCATGTACGGCATGTTTGCGATCCTGGAGTCGGTGCGCCAGTTGCGCGGCGAGGCCTTCCGCCAGGTCGAGCATGTGCGCACCAGCGTGGTCCAGGGCGTGGGCGGCATGTTCACCGCCGCAGCCACACTGGTGCTGTCCAACCAGAGCGATTGA
- a CDS encoding acyl-CoA synthetase — protein sequence MAAPKYLGDFAVLTPDKPAVINGTTGASLSYRELEERSNRFAQYLYALGLRRGERIAMLLENHLRCFEVAWAAFRSGLLLTAVNRYLTADEAAYIITDSDARVVVSSFAMRALAAQLSCAMPACERRLMLDGTIPGWDSYEQAIAAASAARLADEWLGATMFYSSGTTGRPKGVVRAQRACRIDEAPDLDTRMAMMRHYLFTAESIYLSPAPLYHAAPLNYTTNVQFCGGTVVFMEKFEPMPALALIDRYRITHSQWVPTMFIRLLKLSPGQRAGFDLRSHRVAIHAAAPCPVEVKRQMIEWWGPIVHEYYGGSEGAGLTAIDSHEALARPGSVGKALQGVIHICAGDGQGRPLPAGQDGLVYFERDAQPFHYHKDPEKTRAAQHPCHPLWSTLGDIGHLDADGYLYLTDRQSFMIISGGVNIYPQAIENALALHPGVADVAVIGVPDPEMGEAVKVVIEPAAGVLPSAALAEELLAFVRGKVARFMVPRSLDFIDQMPRLPTGKLYKQVLRERYAKAPGQPDHPDHPASHTAPAA from the coding sequence ATGGCGGCCCCGAAATACCTCGGCGACTTCGCCGTCCTGACGCCGGACAAGCCGGCCGTCATCAACGGCACCACTGGCGCGAGCCTGAGCTACCGCGAACTGGAGGAGCGCTCCAACCGGTTCGCGCAATACCTGTATGCGCTCGGCCTGCGGCGCGGCGAGCGCATTGCGATGCTGCTCGAGAACCATCTGCGCTGCTTCGAGGTGGCGTGGGCGGCATTCCGTTCGGGCCTGTTGCTGACGGCGGTCAACCGCTACCTGACCGCCGACGAGGCGGCCTACATCATCACGGACAGCGATGCGCGCGTCGTCGTTTCCTCGTTCGCGATGCGCGCTTTGGCGGCGCAGCTCAGTTGCGCCATGCCCGCTTGCGAGCGCCGCCTGATGCTCGACGGAACGATCCCGGGCTGGGACAGCTACGAGCAGGCCATTGCCGCCGCATCCGCTGCGCGCCTGGCCGACGAGTGGCTCGGCGCCACCATGTTCTACAGTTCCGGCACCACTGGCCGTCCCAAGGGCGTGGTGCGCGCGCAAAGGGCCTGCCGGATCGATGAGGCCCCGGACCTGGACACACGCATGGCGATGATGCGCCACTACCTGTTCACGGCCGAATCGATATACCTCTCGCCGGCGCCGCTGTACCACGCGGCACCGCTGAACTACACGACCAACGTGCAGTTTTGCGGCGGCACGGTGGTCTTCATGGAGAAATTCGAGCCGATGCCGGCGCTGGCGCTGATCGATCGCTACCGCATCACCCACAGCCAATGGGTGCCGACGATGTTCATCCGGCTGCTCAAGCTCTCACCCGGACAGCGCGCCGGATTCGATCTGCGCAGCCACCGCGTCGCCATCCACGCAGCCGCGCCCTGTCCGGTGGAAGTCAAACGCCAGATGATCGAATGGTGGGGCCCGATCGTGCACGAGTACTACGGCGGCAGCGAGGGCGCCGGCCTCACCGCCATCGACAGCCATGAAGCGCTCGCGCGGCCAGGCTCGGTCGGCAAGGCGTTGCAGGGCGTGATCCACATCTGCGCAGGGGACGGGCAGGGCCGGCCATTGCCCGCCGGGCAGGACGGGCTGGTCTATTTCGAGCGCGACGCGCAGCCCTTCCACTACCACAAGGACCCCGAGAAGACGCGCGCCGCGCAGCACCCGTGCCACCCGTTGTGGTCGACCCTCGGCGACATCGGCCATCTCGACGCGGACGGCTACCTGTATCTGACCGATCGCCAGTCCTTCATGATCATTTCGGGCGGGGTCAACATCTATCCGCAGGCCATCGAGAACGCATTGGCGCTGCATCCGGGCGTAGCTGACGTGGCCGTGATCGGCGTGCCCGATCCGGAGATGGGCGAAGCGGTCAAGGTCGTCATCGAGCCTGCCGCAGGCGTGCTGCCATCGGCCGCGCTGGCGGAAGAACTGCTGGCTTTCGTGCGCGGCAAGGTCGCGCGATTCATGGTGCCGCGCTCGCTCGACTTCATCGACCAGATGCCGCGCCTGCCCACCGGCAAGCTCTACAAGCAGGTGCTGCGCGAACGCTACGCGAAAGCGCCGGGGCAGCCGGATCACCCCGATCACCCCGCCTCGCACACCGCCCCCGCCGCCTAG
- a CDS encoding acyl-CoA dehydrogenase family protein, which produces MDVNRTVFRADHEMLRPSARRFFERECVPRQAEWDQAGRIDRQTWLKAGREGLLCVAVPAEYGGGGGDFGHAAIVLEEAHRAGVSGAGFSLHSDIIAPYIVRLGTEAQKQKWLPGICRGEQILAVAITEPGGGSDVKAMRTTAVRDGDEYVIDGSKIFISNGLNCDMVLLVCKTSPAAGAKGVSLIMVEADRAGFRRGRKLDKVGQPAADTAELFFDNLRVPVANLLGQENQGFAYLMQELAQERLIIALYAAVALERLLGLTLEYVKQRRAFEQTVWDFQNTKFKLADVKAQSVAVRTMVDYYLGEHLRRKLSVQEAAIAKMYATEALWKCLDDMVQLHGGYGYMLEYPIARAFADYRVSRVVGGANEVMRDLIARKL; this is translated from the coding sequence GTGGATGTGAATCGCACGGTTTTTCGCGCAGACCACGAAATGCTGCGGCCCAGCGCGCGGCGCTTTTTTGAACGCGAGTGCGTTCCACGCCAAGCCGAATGGGACCAGGCCGGCAGGATCGACCGCCAGACCTGGCTCAAGGCCGGCCGCGAGGGCCTGCTTTGCGTGGCGGTGCCGGCCGAGTACGGCGGCGGCGGGGGCGACTTCGGCCATGCGGCGATCGTCCTCGAGGAGGCGCACCGCGCGGGGGTGTCGGGCGCGGGCTTTTCGCTGCACTCGGACATCATCGCGCCCTACATCGTGCGCCTGGGCACCGAGGCACAGAAACAAAAATGGCTGCCGGGCATTTGCCGTGGCGAGCAGATCCTGGCCGTGGCCATCACCGAGCCGGGGGGTGGCTCGGATGTCAAGGCGATGCGCACCACCGCAGTGCGCGACGGCGATGAATACGTCATCGATGGCAGCAAGATTTTCATCAGCAACGGCTTGAACTGCGACATGGTCTTGCTGGTGTGCAAGACCTCGCCGGCCGCCGGCGCCAAGGGGGTGAGTCTGATCATGGTCGAGGCCGACCGCGCGGGTTTTCGCCGTGGCCGCAAGCTCGATAAGGTGGGCCAGCCCGCAGCCGATACCGCCGAGCTGTTCTTCGACAATCTGCGCGTCCCCGTTGCCAATCTCCTCGGCCAGGAGAACCAGGGCTTCGCCTACCTGATGCAGGAGTTGGCCCAGGAGCGCTTGATCATCGCCCTGTACGCAGCCGTCGCGCTCGAGCGCCTGCTCGGCCTCACGCTGGAGTATGTGAAGCAGCGCCGCGCGTTCGAGCAGACCGTGTGGGATTTCCAGAACACCAAGTTCAAGCTGGCCGATGTCAAGGCGCAGTCGGTTGCCGTGCGCACGATGGTCGACTACTACCTCGGCGAACACCTGCGCCGCAAACTCAGCGTGCAGGAGGCCGCCATTGCCAAGATGTACGCCACGGAGGCGCTGTGGAAATGCCTCGACGACATGGTGCAACTGCACGGCGGCTATGGCTACATGCTGGAGTACCCGATCGCGCGCGCCTTCGCGGACTACCGCGTTTCGCGCGTGGTCGGCGGCGCCAACGAAGTCATGCGCGACCTCATCGCGCGCAAGCTGTGA
- a CDS encoding MaoC family dehydratase N-terminal domain-containing protein, protein MLDRNLIGHSFGKRSLVVEEGAVRSYAQAIGETDATCFDPSAARAAGHRALRVPPTFLSCLEGRLFPTRALLELAGIDLERLLHAEQSYEYHAQAYAGDTLSYEQKIVDIYDKKGGALEFLVKQTRVSNQDGVHIADLRAALVQRQLVKA, encoded by the coding sequence ATGCTCGATCGGAACCTGATTGGCCACAGCTTCGGCAAGCGCAGCCTTGTCGTCGAGGAAGGCGCCGTGCGCTCGTATGCGCAGGCCATCGGCGAGACCGATGCGACCTGCTTCGACCCGTCTGCGGCGCGCGCTGCCGGCCACCGTGCGCTGCGCGTTCCGCCCACCTTCCTGTCATGTCTGGAAGGGCGTCTGTTCCCGACGCGCGCGCTGCTGGAGCTGGCCGGCATCGACCTCGAGCGCCTGCTGCACGCGGAGCAGTCCTACGAATACCACGCGCAAGCCTACGCCGGCGACACCCTCAGCTACGAGCAGAAGATCGTCGACATCTACGACAAGAAGGGCGGAGCACTCGAGTTCCTGGTCAAGCAGACGCGCGTCAGCAACCAGGACGGCGTGCACATCGCCGATCTGCGCGCAGCCCTGGTGCAGCGCCAACTCGTGAAGGCATGA
- a CDS encoding MaoC family dehydratase → MATPALQDMQVGDSIPALQLPAISRTTLALYAGASGDHNPIHIDIDFARSAGLDDVFAHGMLSAAYVGRLVTDWAGQQRLRRLHLRFTGITRVHDAPLCTGRVVERFTHGGELRLRLQLQCVNQTGDVKILGEAVVAAL, encoded by the coding sequence ATGGCCACCCCGGCATTGCAAGACATGCAGGTGGGCGACAGCATCCCCGCGCTGCAGTTGCCCGCGATCTCCCGCACCACGCTGGCGCTGTATGCCGGCGCCTCGGGCGACCACAACCCGATCCACATCGACATCGACTTCGCCCGCAGCGCCGGCCTCGACGACGTGTTTGCGCACGGCATGCTCTCGGCCGCCTATGTCGGGCGGCTGGTCACGGACTGGGCCGGGCAGCAGCGGCTGCGCCGCCTGCATCTGCGCTTTACCGGCATTACCCGGGTGCACGACGCGCCGCTGTGCACCGGCCGCGTGGTCGAGCGCTTCACGCACGGCGGCGAATTGCGCTTGCGCCTGCAACTGCAATGCGTCAACCAGACGGGCGACGTGAAGATCCTCGGCGAAGCCGTGGTGGCCGCCCTTTGA
- a CDS encoding Bug family tripartite tricarboxylate transporter substrate binding protein produces MSHSIVRLRARRPFVALAFAFATASAALGGLLALAHTQAMAQDYPVRPVRIVSVTSAGSGVDGFSRLMASYLGERLGQGVFIENRPGANSILACDYVAKAAPDGYTLLLASASALAANPYLFKNLPYNANEDFAPIARLSALPVTIVVPATSPYRSLADLADAAHDRPGKLNFGTSTTGYRTMLGAINGAARIDAVDVPYKGTSNLLPDLVGGTIDYGILEVSTAVPLVRANKLRALVVTSPARVATLEDVPTLAEAGLGEATLVSWVGLFAPAGTPQPVIDKLSMLALEFVQTPEAAAHFAQLGTIAYPAGASEFAKAIVEDQAQWKRYITAAGIQAE; encoded by the coding sequence ATGAGCCATTCCATCGTTCGCCTTCGGGCGCGTCGTCCCTTTGTTGCCCTTGCCTTTGCCTTTGCCACCGCCTCTGCCGCCCTTGGCGGCCTCCTCGCGCTGGCGCACACGCAGGCCATGGCCCAGGACTACCCGGTGCGCCCGGTCCGCATCGTGTCGGTGACCAGCGCCGGCTCCGGCGTCGATGGCTTTTCACGCCTGATGGCCAGCTACCTCGGCGAGCGGCTCGGGCAGGGTGTCTTCATCGAGAACAGGCCGGGCGCCAACTCCATTCTGGCCTGCGATTACGTCGCCAAGGCCGCGCCCGACGGCTATACCTTGCTCCTCGCATCGGCCAGCGCGCTGGCCGCCAATCCGTATCTTTTCAAGAACCTGCCGTACAACGCCAACGAGGACTTCGCTCCGATCGCGCGCTTGAGCGCGCTGCCGGTCACCATCGTCGTGCCGGCCACCTCGCCGTACCGCAGCCTGGCCGACCTGGCAGACGCGGCGCACGACAGGCCCGGCAAGCTCAACTTCGGCACCAGCACCACGGGCTACCGCACGATGCTCGGCGCCATCAACGGCGCTGCCAGGATCGACGCCGTCGATGTGCCCTACAAGGGGACAAGCAACCTGCTGCCCGACCTGGTTGGCGGCACCATCGACTACGGCATCCTCGAAGTCTCGACCGCAGTGCCGCTGGTGCGGGCGAACAAGCTGCGCGCGCTCGTGGTGACCAGCCCGGCCCGTGTGGCGACCCTGGAAGATGTGCCGACGCTGGCCGAAGCGGGCCTCGGAGAGGCCACCTTGGTGAGTTGGGTCGGCCTGTTCGCACCGGCCGGCACCCCGCAGCCGGTCATCGACAAGCTGTCGATGCTGGCGCTCGAATTTGTCCAGACGCCCGAAGCCGCAGCGCACTTCGCACAGCTCGGCACCATCGCCTATCCGGCCGGCGCGAGCGAGTTCGCCAAAGCCATCGTCGAAGACCAGGCCCAATGGAAGCGCTACATCACTGCGGCCGGTATCCAGGCCGAGTGA
- a CDS encoding RidA family protein: MKTTNAPGAGRRFIQSGSRWEELAGYSRAVVDGDDILVSGTIGQDFASGQFPPSASAQCELALDTIEAALAQAQATLADVLRVRVYLADRADVLAVSQVLRRRLGHNRPANTTLCCALAVEGAKVELEVSARRQRHGTPPAV, translated from the coding sequence ATGAAAACCACCAACGCACCGGGCGCCGGGCGGCGCTTCATCCAGAGCGGATCGCGCTGGGAAGAACTGGCCGGCTATTCACGCGCCGTGGTCGATGGTGACGATATTCTGGTATCCGGCACCATCGGGCAGGACTTTGCCAGCGGCCAATTCCCGCCCTCGGCCAGCGCCCAATGCGAACTGGCGCTGGACACCATCGAAGCCGCGCTGGCCCAGGCGCAAGCCACGCTGGCCGACGTGCTGCGCGTGCGCGTCTACCTGGCCGATCGCGCCGATGTGCTCGCCGTCAGCCAGGTGCTGCGCCGGCGCTTGGGGCACAACCGCCCGGCCAACACCACCTTGTGCTGCGCGCTCGCGGTCGAGGGCGCCAAGGTGGAGTTGGAGGTGAGCGCGCGGCGGCAACGCCACGGCACGCCGCCTGCCGTGTGA
- a CDS encoding Bug family tripartite tricarboxylate transporter substrate binding protein, with product MNRRDFGQTLAATLLAPALSAPLAPLTARAKPYAAAAGPIRVLVGFPPGGATDVVARALIDRLGKQMDGQVFIVQNQSGAGGQIAAQLLKAAPPDGATIMLSIDHTQVIIPLTVAAAGYHPVNDFTALAGVAKYYNVLAVGSSTRIKTLPALGAWMKAHSSQANYGIPAAGSVPQFIGQIVGQSFGVALNPVPYKGGAPMVQDLLAGQVPIGIASMTELIEHHRAGKVCILASSGTERSRIAPEIPTFAELGFKRLEKNPWLAFFGPKGLPAEFVAQFDQAMHAVLAQPDLQERLAKMGNEVAAAPAKEVQQWVIDASQHWGQVIRETGFKPL from the coding sequence ATGAATCGACGCGATTTCGGCCAGACCCTGGCTGCCACCTTGCTGGCACCCGCACTGTCGGCGCCCCTGGCACCTCTGACCGCACGGGCCAAGCCCTATGCCGCCGCTGCCGGGCCGATCCGCGTGCTGGTCGGGTTTCCGCCGGGCGGTGCGACCGATGTGGTGGCGCGCGCCCTGATCGACAGGCTTGGCAAGCAGATGGACGGCCAGGTCTTCATCGTCCAGAACCAGTCCGGCGCCGGCGGGCAGATCGCAGCGCAGTTGCTCAAGGCCGCGCCGCCCGACGGCGCCACGATCATGCTGTCCATCGACCACACGCAGGTGATCATTCCACTGACCGTCGCCGCTGCCGGCTACCACCCGGTGAACGACTTCACTGCGCTGGCTGGCGTGGCCAAGTACTACAACGTGCTGGCCGTGGGCAGCAGCACCCGGATCAAGACCCTGCCCGCGCTTGGCGCCTGGATGAAGGCCCACAGCAGCCAGGCGAACTACGGCATCCCCGCCGCCGGCAGCGTGCCGCAGTTCATCGGCCAGATCGTCGGGCAGTCGTTCGGCGTGGCGCTCAATCCCGTGCCCTACAAGGGCGGCGCGCCGATGGTGCAGGACTTGCTGGCCGGCCAGGTGCCGATAGGCATTGCCTCGATGACCGAACTGATCGAACACCACCGCGCCGGCAAGGTCTGCATCCTGGCCAGTTCGGGCACCGAGCGCAGCCGCATCGCACCGGAGATTCCCACCTTTGCCGAACTCGGCTTCAAGAGACTGGAGAAAAACCCCTGGCTGGCCTTCTTCGGGCCCAAGGGCCTGCCAGCGGAATTCGTCGCGCAGTTCGACCAGGCGATGCACGCCGTGCTGGCACAGCCCGATCTGCAAGAGCGCCTGGCCAAGATGGGCAACGAGGTCGCGGCAGCGCCCGCCAAGGAAGTGCAGCAATGGGTGATCGACGCCTCGCAGCACTGGGGCCAGGTCATCCGCGAGACCGGATTCAAGCCGCTATGA
- a CDS encoding aminotransferase class V-fold PLP-dependent enzyme, with protein MKHPFSSYRKLFPILQRTAQLSSCSQSALSLPVRRAIDDYLEVWLQRGADWGYWMEQVALARAEFARMIHAEPGDVAVLGSVSDAASSIASALDFSAERREIVTTTLDFPSLCHVWLAQQPRGAQVRFVQAQAGGTRTSAQIAEAIGARTALVSVSQVCFYDGQIVDIAATGRAARAQGALQFVDAYQSAGAVSIDVRAQELDMLAAGAQKYLLGIPGIAFLYVRPTLAQRLRPTITGWFGRVDPFAFDPLHLDFADGAARFNTGTPPMMCACAARASMALLNEIGIPAIEAYLAELSALALEEAARLGLSVASPGACGAPVAKGANTAIHIPNAARVEAQMLQSGYVVSARNDVIRIAPHFYNQADEVVGALRELARLTR; from the coding sequence ATGAAGCACCCCTTTTCTTCCTACCGGAAACTGTTCCCGATTTTGCAGCGGACGGCCCAGCTCTCCAGTTGCTCGCAAAGCGCGCTGAGCTTGCCGGTGCGCCGCGCCATCGATGATTACCTGGAGGTCTGGCTGCAGCGCGGCGCGGACTGGGGCTACTGGATGGAGCAGGTGGCGCTGGCCCGCGCCGAGTTCGCACGCATGATCCATGCCGAGCCGGGCGATGTGGCAGTGCTGGGCAGCGTCTCGGACGCAGCCTCGAGCATCGCCTCGGCCTTGGACTTCAGCGCTGAACGGCGCGAGATCGTCACCACCACGCTGGACTTCCCGTCGCTGTGCCATGTCTGGCTTGCGCAGCAGCCACGCGGCGCGCAGGTGCGCTTCGTGCAAGCGCAAGCCGGCGGCACGCGCACCAGCGCGCAGATCGCCGAGGCCATTGGCGCGCGCACCGCGCTGGTGTCGGTGTCGCAGGTCTGCTTCTACGACGGCCAGATCGTTGACATCGCGGCCACCGGCCGCGCAGCGCGGGCGCAGGGCGCGCTGCAGTTCGTCGATGCCTACCAGTCGGCCGGGGCCGTCAGCATCGATGTGCGCGCACAAGAGCTCGACATGCTGGCCGCCGGCGCGCAAAAGTACCTGCTGGGCATTCCGGGCATTGCCTTTCTCTATGTCCGGCCAACGCTCGCGCAGCGGCTCAGGCCCACGATCACGGGCTGGTTTGGCCGGGTCGATCCGTTCGCCTTCGACCCGCTGCATCTGGACTTCGCCGACGGCGCTGCACGCTTCAACACCGGCACGCCGCCGATGATGTGCGCCTGCGCGGCGCGCGCCAGCATGGCCCTGCTCAACGAGATCGGCATCCCGGCCATCGAGGCCTATCTGGCCGAACTGTCTGCCCTGGCCCTGGAGGAAGCCGCGCGCCTGGGCCTGTCGGTGGCCAGTCCGGGGGCCTGCGGTGCGCCCGTCGCCAAGGGCGCGAACACCGCCATCCACATTCCGAACGCGGCGCGGGTCGAGGCCCAAATGCTGCAATCGGGCTATGTGGTATCGGCCCGCAACGACGTGATCCGCATCGCGCCGCATTTCTACAACCAGGCCGACGAGGTGGTCGGCGCTTTGCGCGAACTGGCACGGTTGACACGATGA